From a single Sediminibacterium sp. KACHI17 genomic region:
- a CDS encoding T9SS type A sorting domain-containing protein, with protein MRKIVLRLSGLLSLLIMTLFVSAQTHYYVAVTGSNTNDGLSPASAKATINGALAAAIAGDVINVTPGTYTEKININKQGIKLVSTEGANLTFINPSTAAGVGTVSIATGINNVTIGQSGRGFTITGFDGNGSVETGAIYLTGAHQNIRIEGNNIVANGEHGLGSNNNTAIDNIIINDNIFSGKTFIGNEPGGCGFSTQFTTGNNVPRQLVVLGGGATVTNSKNVIFTNNKVVGITGGYNSASGCFQGNTQVTIDVIGATISGNIFDGITSNGSNLRTRGAATNISCNTFYNRNLGANATHLFLFDQDPLTGANPSSITGILEANAFPNGGAAFTSGYIAGNSGTYFIYRDATQAANVNQLLGNTLSIANGSSALASLPTLFGFGVVSDINTCGAIVPLPTPTASAFCNSNIVSITSDAHSSNFFPVGTTKVIWTVTDIHGNTDTASQLVTVIDNQNPTIHPVQPVVSCANATGSYTLPVLNVSDNCGIASVNYVVSGATNRTGVGMDATGVFNIGVSTVTFTATDIHGNSRTYSFDVTINAASAATYSVSSPDAFCNQLSLNAAVSAGASYNWTFAGTTVSTQAVLNLGLTNADGNYQLLITDANGCVSSPATYQYQKQTFAGNYTLLATNKLSLGVGNKVVSGSVGVSGANGKASFERNSSVASSGSFVKAPIIIRDGSNINLASLVYGRALVTLPAMQNNTVSTRNLSNYTVNRNVAVTLSANYNNLTVRKGADVVLSGNTFGQINIEEGARVRFTQTVLNIGELNIQEGTQNNFTTARFASGTSVRLSSKIQIAGNTRINPDQHKVTFYLGDLNKDDERFSVKGSNVQFTGNVYVPNGMIRLSGEQKGWSNNNNTTVSMTGFFIAEEIESNTPNVVWNSYTCGTQPVYVANGWTSSQFVTEDDKKQDEPFAVQVMGNPSTSFFTLKLVSQRPQAIQLRVTDATGRMVEGRANNQPNSTIQIGHNYAPGTYFVELMQGNDRKVVQLMKIR; from the coding sequence ATGAGAAAAATTGTACTCAGATTATCGGGTCTTTTATCACTATTGATAATGACCCTTTTTGTTTCTGCCCAAACACATTACTATGTTGCTGTTACAGGTAGCAACACAAATGATGGACTGTCACCTGCTTCTGCTAAAGCCACAATCAACGGCGCATTAGCTGCCGCAATCGCGGGGGATGTCATCAACGTTACACCAGGTACGTACACAGAAAAAATCAACATCAACAAACAAGGCATCAAACTGGTCTCTACAGAAGGTGCGAATCTGACATTCATCAATCCTTCAACTGCTGCTGGTGTAGGCACTGTATCTATTGCAACTGGTATCAACAACGTTACCATCGGTCAATCAGGTAGAGGTTTTACGATTACAGGGTTTGATGGAAATGGTTCCGTAGAAACAGGAGCAATCTACTTAACGGGTGCTCATCAAAATATCCGCATTGAAGGAAATAATATTGTCGCAAATGGGGAGCATGGATTAGGATCGAATAACAATACAGCGATCGATAACATCATCATCAACGATAATATCTTTTCCGGTAAAACATTCATTGGCAACGAACCTGGAGGATGCGGTTTCTCCACTCAGTTTACTACAGGTAACAACGTTCCTCGTCAACTGGTAGTACTAGGCGGAGGTGCAACTGTTACCAACTCCAAAAATGTAATATTCACCAATAATAAAGTTGTTGGTATTACTGGTGGTTACAATAGTGCATCCGGTTGCTTCCAAGGTAATACACAGGTTACGATCGATGTCATTGGCGCAACCATCTCAGGAAATATTTTTGATGGCATCACTAGTAATGGTTCCAATCTTCGTACAAGAGGTGCAGCTACCAATATTAGTTGTAACACATTTTACAATCGTAATCTAGGTGCCAATGCTACACATCTTTTTCTCTTTGATCAAGATCCTTTAACTGGAGCTAATCCCTCATCAATCACAGGTATTCTGGAAGCCAATGCTTTTCCGAATGGTGGTGCAGCATTCACTTCAGGCTACATAGCGGGCAATTCCGGTACATATTTTATTTATCGGGATGCTACTCAAGCTGCTAATGTGAATCAATTACTGGGTAACACATTGTCTATTGCCAATGGCTCATCTGCATTAGCAAGTTTACCAACGCTGTTTGGATTTGGTGTGGTTTCTGATATTAATACTTGTGGTGCCATCGTTCCATTACCTACACCAACGGCATCTGCATTCTGTAATAGTAATATTGTTTCCATTACCAGTGATGCACATAGCAGTAATTTCTTTCCTGTTGGTACAACCAAAGTTATCTGGACTGTAACCGACATTCACGGTAATACAGATACCGCATCGCAATTGGTAACTGTGATCGACAATCAAAATCCAACCATACATCCTGTACAGCCTGTTGTTAGTTGTGCAAATGCCACAGGTTCTTATACTTTGCCGGTTTTAAATGTATCAGACAACTGTGGAATTGCCAGCGTGAATTATGTTGTATCAGGAGCTACTAACAGAACTGGTGTTGGTATGGATGCAACAGGCGTTTTTAATATTGGAGTCTCTACAGTAACTTTTACAGCTACTGATATTCATGGAAATAGCAGAACCTATTCATTCGATGTTACGATCAATGCCGCATCAGCAGCTACTTATTCTGTAAGTAGTCCGGATGCATTTTGTAACCAACTCTCTTTGAATGCAGCAGTTTCTGCAGGGGCATCCTACAATTGGACTTTTGCAGGTACTACTGTTAGTACACAAGCTGTTTTGAATCTCGGTCTTACGAATGCTGACGGAAATTATCAATTGCTGATCACTGATGCAAATGGATGTGTATCATCACCTGCAACGTATCAATATCAGAAGCAAACATTTGCTGGTAATTATACACTACTGGCTACCAATAAACTTTCATTAGGTGTAGGTAACAAAGTTGTCTCAGGTAGTGTTGGTGTATCCGGGGCAAATGGAAAAGCTAGTTTTGAGCGTAATAGCAGTGTAGCATCTTCAGGTTCTTTTGTGAAAGCACCCATCATTATCAGAGATGGATCCAATATTAATCTGGCATCTTTGGTTTATGGCAGAGCATTGGTGACATTACCTGCTATGCAAAACAATACTGTTTCCACACGTAATCTTTCAAACTATACAGTGAACAGAAATGTAGCGGTAACATTATCTGCTAATTATAATAATCTTACAGTTCGTAAAGGAGCAGATGTAGTATTGAGTGGAAATACTTTCGGTCAGATCAATATCGAAGAAGGAGCGAGAGTAAGATTCACACAAACAGTATTGAACATCGGTGAGCTTAACATTCAGGAAGGAACACAAAATAATTTCACCACAGCTCGTTTTGCAAGTGGAACAAGTGTTCGCCTCAGTAGTAAAATTCAAATCGCTGGTAATACACGCATCAATCCTGATCAACATAAAGTCACTTTTTATTTAGGTGATTTGAATAAAGATGACGAACGTTTTTCTGTTAAAGGTTCTAATGTACAGTTCACAGGAAACGTTTATGTACCTAATGGAATGATTCGTTTATCCGGTGAACAAAAAGGCTGGAGTAATAATAATAATACTACAGTCAGCATGACGGGTTTCTTTATTGCGGAAGAAATTGAAAGTAACACCCCTAATGTTGTTTGGAACAGTTATACCTGTGGTACTCAGCCAGTATATGTGGCCAATGGTTGGACTTCTTCTCAATTTGTAACAGAAGATGACAAGAAACAAGACGAACCATTTGCGGTTCAGGTAATGGGTAATCCATCTACTTCATTCTTTACACTTAAATTAGTGAGCCAGCGTCCACAAGCGATTCAATTGCGTGTAACGGATGCAACAGGAAGAATGGTAGAGGGCAGAGCCAATAACCAACCGAATAGTACCATCCAGATCGGACATAACTACGCACCGGGTACATACTTTGTGGAGTTGATGCAGGGTAATGACCGGAAAGTAGTTCAGCTGATGAAAATTCGTTAA